The genomic window TCTTCCAGAAGTCGCGGCGCAAGCCTCGAAGCTCCCCGTCTCGACGTGCCAGCCCTTCGAACGCTGCGCGCCTTGTTTCGATCCGCTCACTGGACAGGCCACCGCGGCATGTCGGCAATCATGCGATCGCGGTCCCGTCGATGTGCAGCGCGTCTTCAAGGGTTGCTGCCAGAAGGGCGGCTTCTCCTACGGGCGCTGCATTCCCAATCAGATGATCCCGCCGGGACAAGACAAGGAGTACCTCAGCGAAGACGAGTGTTTCGGGGAGAACAAGGGCGTCTACTGCGTCCCCGCGGAGATGGTCGTGGACTCCGCCTTCGCCGGCAAGCCGTGCCAAGCCTCCGCTCTGCTCGGAACCTACTCGGGCGTATGCCTGAGCGACTGCCTCGACTTCGGGCTCGAGGGCATCGCCATGGATCGAGGCAGCTGCGACAACGTGCATACGTGTGTACCCTGCAAGAATCCGCTGACGGGCGCGTCTACCGGCGCGCCCGGTTGCCCGCCCTGATGGCTGCCGCGCCGCGGCGATGTTCGCTAGGCTGCCCCGAAGAACATCGTGCGAAGCGTCCCCGCCTGGCCCACGACCGTCGCCATCACGAGCCTCTTGCTCGCCGTTGCGCCTCGGGCCCGCGCTGGCGGCTACGAGGTCCCCGATCTCGGCGCCGAAGCCATGGGGCGCGGTGCCGCTTTCACGGCGAAGGCCGACAACGGAACGGCGTTGCTCTACAACGTCGCAGGCTTCGCGAAGCAGCGCGGGACAAGCCTCCAGCTCGACGTCAACGTCGTCTCCGACAGCTTCACGTTCGCGCGGGCCGGAGCCTACACCGACAACGCGCAGAACCCGGCAACGCCATGGGGCGGGCGCACATTCCCCAAGTCCGAGAACCTCGGCGCCGCTGCGGTGATTCCCACGCTCACCGCGTCGACGGACTTCGGCGCCTTCGAGAGGCTCACGCTCGCGGCAGGGCTCTTGACGCCAGCGGGCTCGGGCAACCGCGTATTTCCTCTGAATGTGGGGAGCGGCGCCTCCGGTGCGCCAAACCCCGCGCGTTACGACTCCGTCAGCGGCGACTCGCTGGCCGTCTACCCGACGCTCGCGGGCGCGTATCGCGTGCTGCCGGAGCTCGACATCGGCCTCGGAGGCCACCTCGTCTACGGGAGCTTCGACGCGCTCGCCATCAGCTACGCCGACTTCGGCGCGACCTCTTGCCCCAACGCCGAGTTTCGCGGCTGCGACGTGGACTCGCGCCTCCGCGCGAGCGGCACATCGTTCGCGGCGTCGGCCGGCGCCCTATGGCGACCGTCGAACACCCTCGAGTTCGGCCTCATGGTGCGCTCGCCATGGAAAATGCGCGCCGAAGGGAACGTCTCGACGACGCCGCCGTCGGCGCAGCCGGCACCGATCCCCGACGCGAAGGCCACGCTCCTCGTGGGCTTTCCGCTCGTCCTTCGCGCCGGCGGCCGCTACCGCGTCCTCGAAGGCGAGCGCGAGAGCGGCGACGTCGAGCTCGACGCAACGTACGAAGCGTGGAGCGGCGCCGAGGGCTTCGGACCTACCGTGGACATTCCGAGCATCGACATCGGCGGCAAGGCGAGCCCCGTGAAGTCTGTGAGCCCGCACGGCTATGGCGACACGTACAGCGTGCGCGGAGGCGGCGCGTACAACTGGGACGCACCAGCCTTGGGACTCGGAGCCGTGATGACCGTGCGCGCCGGCGCATTTCATGATTCGACGGCCACGTCGAACGCGTACACGCGCGTGGATGTGAACACGCTCGACAAGTTCGGGGTGACCGTTGGGGCCGGCCTCAAGAGCGGTGCCTTTACGTTCAACGTCGCTTACGCGGAGATCTTCTCTCCGTCGCGCACGGTCACGAACGGCGCGATTCGCCCATCCAACGGGCTCAAGAACGGTGACCCGGTGGGCGCCAACGGCGCCCTCTTGGGGGCCGTGAACAACGGCCGCTACGAAGGCCACATGCGGACGTTGTCCTTGGGGATCGCCGTCACCTTCGGTGCGGCCCCGGCCACCGCGAAGGAGGCGCCAGCGAAGCCGAACGCTTCGCTCGACGAAACGGCGCCAAAGGATGCGCGCGCGGCGGAAGACGAGCGAGACGCCGCCCGCGATGATGACGAGCGGCAGGCACCGCCGCGCGACGCCGAGCCGCGCGACGAGGAGCCCGTGCAAGACGCGGCGCCGGCGCCGCCGCGCCGGAAGCCTGCCAAGAAGCCGCGGCCGCGACCCCGACGCTAGGTCACGCTGGAGCGCCCCCCGATTCAGCGCACTCGACCACCGTCGGGATTGTCCCGCCTATACCTCGCGAACGAGTCTCCGAAGGTCTTGCCGCTGGCGCCAGCTAGCCACGCAGTGTACCTGCGGGGCGATGTGGCGTTCTCTTGTCGGCCTGCTGGGAGTGCTCTTCGCAACGACGCTTGTGGGCGTGACGGCGGGCGCATGCTCACCGGCCGGTCGGTCGTCGGCC from Myxococcales bacterium includes these protein-coding regions:
- a CDS encoding outer membrane protein transport protein produces the protein MRSVPAWPTTVAITSLLLAVAPRARAGGYEVPDLGAEAMGRGAAFTAKADNGTALLYNVAGFAKQRGTSLQLDVNVVSDSFTFARAGAYTDNAQNPATPWGGRTFPKSENLGAAAVIPTLTASTDFGAFERLTLAAGLLTPAGSGNRVFPLNVGSGASGAPNPARYDSVSGDSLAVYPTLAGAYRVLPELDIGLGGHLVYGSFDALAISYADFGATSCPNAEFRGCDVDSRLRASGTSFAASAGALWRPSNTLEFGLMVRSPWKMRAEGNVSTTPPSAQPAPIPDAKATLLVGFPLVLRAGGRYRVLEGERESGDVELDATYEAWSGAEGFGPTVDIPSIDIGGKASPVKSVSPHGYGDTYSVRGGGAYNWDAPALGLGAVMTVRAGAFHDSTATSNAYTRVDVNTLDKFGVTVGAGLKSGAFTFNVAYAEIFSPSRTVTNGAIRPSNGLKNGDPVGANGALLGAVNNGRYEGHMRTLSLGIAVTFGAAPATAKEAPAKPNASLDETAPKDARAAEDERDAARDDDERQAPPRDAEPRDEEPVQDAAPAPPRRKPAKKPRPRPRR